The Alphaproteobacteria bacterium US3C007 genomic interval TGGAAAATAGGTGAAATCAGAGCAAGTCTTTCATTGTACAGGTATTGGCTGACAAGACCGAGTACAGAAGATTTTTGACAATTTTATGGCACTATATCTGAGACTTGGTAGTCAGATTGATCCTCTGCTTGGCTAAAGTGGATGAGGTCGGGCCCTTTTCAATGGCTTACTCTTCAATCTAGTTTCAGTTCTCTTTGTCGGGTCGGGTTTATAAATTATGGCTTGTGAAGCCTGGTATGGATGGTGGCGGCCTCAGCTTCTTCACGCCTCAAGTATAAGAGTGGGTAGAGGTGGCCATAACCGCGCATTTATTTTGATATGTCGGGGCGGTACTGTGAATTGGAAGGCAAAATTGCAGCTAGAGCCTACGTTATTTTCCAAAACTCTAATTTGTGCCTGCCTTGATCGTGCGTGTCGTTTCGGCGTTCAACCCAGAAATCTAAAGAATTGGATCTTTTGATGAGGCCTCAGTATAGCATTGTCGCGTTACAGTGTGAAATAGGCTCAATCCAATCTCGGCTAAGTTGATACTCAAATTAATTTTCCGTTCGGTTGCTTACTTTTTTCCAAAGTCGAAAATAGTATTTGGCTATATATTTATGGTGTTGATGCACCTCTTCGGAGCGTTTTTGATATTGGTTGCTTACGCGGATTACGGAACTGAGTCCAACTCAGTTGTGCAGTTTGAGATAATCCTTGGACTCACTTTTGTGCTGATTGGGTGGGTTCTGGGTTTTATCTTGATTAAACAGGGGCGCTCTGCACAAAAGTAACGGAAGCCGCAGGCTCAATTTCCAGAGTTTTTGGTTCAATTTGCAATGATAGACAGTTCATGCCGCATCCAGCCTTTCGATCTTTATTCACGCAGGTGATCGAAATCGCATCAGTGAATGAAAATTTGCCTCTTAATATATCGAAAAGGCAATTTATCACCTCATCGGCGTATTGCGGTTCGCTGTTGAAAAGTATCATTTCTAGTTGCTTTTCGTATCGGCAGCATGCGACTATCTTCGCAAAGCTCTTTGTCACTTATTAATTTATATTGCAGCAAAAAGGACGGAAAAGTCATGTTTAAGAATTTAACAATTATACTAATGGGCAGTATTATGGTTTCTGGGTGCCTTTCTGGAGGAGCTCCAGAAAGACCAAGAGATGTAGCAGATGTGTCTTCTTCCGACACATCAACGATTATTGATCCTAAAATCGTGAAGTCTTCGGAGGAGGGGATCGAAATTAAATATGCGCAATTATCCTTCGGCTTTGATGCAGGCTGTAACCCTTACAAAACATATTCTTCTGACTTAAACGAATGTGCCAAGTTGCCAGAAAATGTGAAAGATATAGCAATAGAGCACTGTGCTGAGAGCGGTAAGAAAGCCGTATTTTTAGGCAATAAAACCAGCCTGCTACAAATGACGATTTCTGAATTCAGTTGTGAAGAAACATAGACAAAACCTTTTTATGAAAGGGCTTTTTCCACGCATCGTGGATCAGTGATATTTGAGCCGCTGGGTGCGGTTGCGGGCGTGTTCGGGCAAATCTCAAAACTGTTCAATCACGTTCGCGCGCCACGAATTGTGGGCTTATCTCTTATCAGGTGATCAGTTTTCGGTTGCGCGGATGGGTAAAGTCCGGTCCGGTTGTCTGTAATCCACGGCTCTTGATTCAATTTCATGTCTTTCAGTTTTATCGCGAAACATGAATTTCTATGGCATCGGCCTCACCAGTTGATGCCTCGATCTGAAAGCCGGCGTTGAACCCGGCCCGGATAATCGGTGACAATCGCGTCGACACCTAAATCGATCATCTGATCAATCTCGGTTGGCTCGTTGGCGGTCCAGGCTGCAACGCACAGACCCAACTCTTTGGCAAGTGCTGTCGTTTTGGGGGTTATGTCAGCAATATAGGGGCACCAAAGCGCGCCACCAGCAGCCTCTACCATTTTCGGGATATTATCCTCACATCCAGAAAAACCGGGGCTTATGGAATGCGCTGAATCTTCGCCCTGATGCGGCATATTTTTGGGCATTTGGGTAAGAAATGAAATTGGAATATCAGGCGCTTGTCGCGCGCATTCGGCAAGCAGATCCCAATCGAAGCTGTGCAAAAGCGTGCGCTGGGCAACCCCTGCAGCGCGGACTAGCCCGATAATGATTTCGATCAATTGCCTGCGATAATCGATATCCTGCGCAAATTCGGGATCTGATTTGATTTCAAGCATGAATTTGGCATCGACAAATGGTGGTTGGCCTGCGGCTTTTAAAAGTTGGTAAAGGCTGGGAATACGAATATTATTCAGCTGGGCCCTTTCAGGAAAGCGCTGCCCATAGGCGGTCGTGCCATCAATCCACCCGATATCAAATTTTTGGATTTCTGCCCAGCTTAGATGGGCGACTTTTGGTTCTTCATTTAGAAAACCTTTATCTGGGCCGCGGCAAATCGCGCCATGAAGATGATGATTATGGGTAATGACTGGTACCATATCCGAGGTCATCAACACATCAAATTCCAATAGTGGGGTGCCCGTTTGCATCAGAAATTCAAATCCAATCATGGAATTTTCGGGCAAAATACCGCGCGCGCCGCGATGCCCGACCACGCGAATAAGGTTTGGACCCCCGCGAAAGGCTTCAACTGCGGGATGTTGCATCAAACTGGCAACCTGCGCCCGGTCTCGGGATCGAACAGATGGATGTTGGCGGGTTCAACGGCAAAGCCGATGTGAAAGGATTTGGTTTCTAAAAGATGCACGCCGGGTAAACTGGCGGTGATTGCTATATTGTCGAACCCCGTTAATTTTCCATGCAGCAGCGTGTTCGCACCCAGAGGTTCGGACATTTGTATCGAGGCGTTCAATGCTGCATCGGATGTTTTTACCAAATGCTCGGGACGGATCCCTAGCTTGACAGGGCCATCGCGGCCCTGAGCGGGCCCAATAGGCAGATCTCTTATTTTCACCTGGCCCCCTTCGATATGCGCATCGAAGATATTCATTGCTGGGCTGCCGATAAATTGAGCTGCAAATAGGGTTTGTGGTTTTTCATATACGTCTAAAGGCGTACCGATCTGTTCTGCGATGCCTCCATTCATCACGATCATACGGTCGGCCATGGTCATGGCTTCAACTTGATCATGGGTGACATATAGCGCGGTGATCCCCAATTTCTCTTGCAATTCCCGGATTTCAAGCCGCATTTGAACGCGCAATTTGGCATCAAGGTTTGACAGGGGTTCATCGAATAAAAACACCGAAGGTTCGCGCACGATGGCCCGCCCCATTGCCACGCGTTGACGTTGACCGCCAGATAATTGGCGCGGTTTGCGCTCTAATAAGGGCTCTAGTTGCAACAGTTTTGCTGCATCTTGAACCTTAGCGTCAATTTCGCTTTTGGGCAATTTCGCGATTTTCAAACCATAGCCCATATTTTGGCGCACGGACATATGCGGGTATAGCGCGTAATTTTGGAACACCATGGCGATGTCGCGATCCATCGGCTCTTTCTCATTCGCGCGTTCATCGCCGATAAAAATATCGCCCGATGTAATGGTCTCAAGCCCAGCAACCATACGCAGAAGCGTTGATTTTCCACAGCCTGATGGGCCGACGATCACGATAAATTCGCCATCCTTAATTTCAGCATCTATCCCATGGATAACATGCGTGGCTCCAAAGCTTTTCTTGATATTTTTTAACGTAACATTTGCCATTTCTATTTCTCACTATCGACAAGGCCGCGCACGAAAAGCTTTTGCATCGAGACAACAACGATAACAGGGGGGATCATCGCCAGAATCGATGTTGCCATGATCACGGGCCATTCAGCCACATCATCGCCGCTGGGGAACATTTGCTTTATACCCATCACGATCGTGTTCATTTCAGGGTCGGTTGTAATCAAAAGGGGCCAAAGATATTGGTTCCAGCCATAGATAAATAAGATCACAAAGAGCGCTGCGATATTTGTGCGGCTCATGGGCAGAACGATATCAATGAAAAACCGCATCGGTTGCGCGCCGTCAACGCGCGCAGCCTCGGCCAGCTCATCCGGAATGGTGAGAAAAAATTGCCTAAACAGAAAGGTTGCGGTGGCTGATGCGATAAGCGGGAAAATAAGGCCGGAATAGCTGTTCAGCATACCAAAGCCGGCCACCACTTCAAAGGTGGGTAAAATACGCACTTCGACGGGCAGCATCAAGGTTAAGAAAATCATCCAAAAGAAAATGGTGCGGCCCGGAAACCGAAAATATACAATGGCAAAAGCACTGAGCAGAGAGATGATAATTTTGCCAACGGCAATTCCGATCGCCATAATCAAACTGTTCATCAACATGGTGGCCACGGGCACGTTTACCCCCGATAACAAGGCGGTTTTATAATTTTCCCAAAAATGGCCTCCCGGCAGGAGAGGCATGGGCGGCGAGACGATCTCTGGTTGCGTCACGGTTGATGCAACAAAGGCCAGCCAGATCGGAAAGAAAATAATTAAAACGCCGGTAATCATGAAACCATGCGTAAGCCAAAGGCCCATGCCGCGTTTTTCAACCATGCCAGAGCGCTGTTCCATCAGTAATGCACTCTTTTCTCGATATATTTAAATTGGATAACCGTGAGCAGGCCAACCACGAAGAGAAGGATCACCGATTGGGCGGCGGATGAACCAAGATCTTGGCCGACAAACCCATCGGAAAATACTTTATATACAAGAATGGTGGTGGATTGCTGCGGGCCGCCTGCCGTAATCGTATGAATGACGCCAAAAGTTTCAAAAAACGCGTAAACGATGTTTACCACCAACAAGAAAAATGCTGTAGGCGATAAAAGTGGTAATATAACTGTGAAAAACCTCCGCCAAAACCGTGCGCCGTCGATCGCTGCTGCTTCAACAACTGAGCGTGGTACGGATTGCAGCGCGGCGAAGAAGAACAGGAAGTTATAGCTGATACGCCCCCATGCCGAAGCCACTACGACCAGCCCCATGGCTTCGCCACCATTGAGCACATGGTTCCAATCATAGCCCAAATGCCCCAGATACCATGAGACAACGCCGACGCGGGTGTTAAACATGAACAACCATAAAACCCCCGCAACGGCCGGTGCAACCGCATAAGGCCAGATGAGCAGGGTACGGTACACGCCCGAGCCCTTTATCAAACGATCTGCCAGCACGGCTAAAAACAGCGCTGGGATCATCGAACAGAGCGTGACCAACAAAGAGAACACGGCTGTGGTGATAAAAGATGCGCGATAATATTTATCGCTGATAAGAAATTCGAAATTTCCAAGCCCAACAAAGCGAGCAGAGAGGCCAAACGGATCGGGTATAAACAGCGATTGCCAAATAGCCTGTCCGGCTGGGTAAAAGAAAAATATCGCCGAGATCATCACCTGCGGTGCAATCAACACCAGCGGCAGCAGCCAACCGCGAAAGGTGACGCGCTTTTCCATAGAGGGCCTCGTTTAAAAAAGGTGCGGGCCCCTATGCCGGAGCCCGCGATTCACAATCCACTTAGCGGTTTGCTTGTTCAAAGCGGCGCAACAGAGCATCGCCGCGCTCTTTGGCGCTGTCCATTGCCTCTTGTGCTGATTTGTCACCAGACCAGATGGCTTCCAGCTCTTCATCGATGATGCCGCGGATTTGATCAAAGCTGCCCAGCCGTAACCCTTTCGAGTTTGCTGTAGGTTGCTTCGCTGTCATTTGGATCACAGCGATATCAGTGCCTGGGTTTTTATCATAAAATCCCGAGGCGCGGGTTGCATCGCCAGCTTCGGATGTGATCGGCAAATAGCCAGTGTTTTGATGCCATGCGGCTTGCACATCCGATGTAGACAAGAAGCTCAAGAATGCCCCAACGCCTTTATATTCATCTGCGCTATGGCCTTCCATCACCCAAAGTGATGCACCGCCAATAATCGTGTTTTGAGG includes:
- a CDS encoding glycerophosphodiester phosphodiesterase family protein — encoded protein: MQHPAVEAFRGGPNLIRVVGHRGARGILPENSMIGFEFLMQTGTPLLEFDVLMTSDMVPVITHNHHLHGAICRGPDKGFLNEEPKVAHLSWAEIQKFDIGWIDGTTAYGQRFPERAQLNNIRIPSLYQLLKAAGQPPFVDAKFMLEIKSDPEFAQDIDYRRQLIEIIIGLVRAAGVAQRTLLHSFDWDLLAECARQAPDIPISFLTQMPKNMPHQGEDSAHSISPGFSGCEDNIPKMVEAAGGALWCPYIADITPKTTALAKELGLCVAAWTANEPTEIDQMIDLGVDAIVTDYPGRVQRRLSDRGINW
- a CDS encoding sn-glycerol-3-phosphate import ATP-binding protein UgpC; translation: MANVTLKNIKKSFGATHVIHGIDAEIKDGEFIVIVGPSGCGKSTLLRMVAGLETITSGDIFIGDERANEKEPMDRDIAMVFQNYALYPHMSVRQNMGYGLKIAKLPKSEIDAKVQDAAKLLQLEPLLERKPRQLSGGQRQRVAMGRAIVREPSVFLFDEPLSNLDAKLRVQMRLEIRELQEKLGITALYVTHDQVEAMTMADRMIVMNGGIAEQIGTPLDVYEKPQTLFAAQFIGSPAMNIFDAHIEGGQVKIRDLPIGPAQGRDGPVKLGIRPEHLVKTSDAALNASIQMSEPLGANTLLHGKLTGFDNIAITASLPGVHLLETKSFHIGFAVEPANIHLFDPETGRRLPV
- the ugpE gene encoding sn-glycerol-3-phosphate ABC transporter permease UgpE, coding for MVEKRGMGLWLTHGFMITGVLIIFFPIWLAFVASTVTQPEIVSPPMPLLPGGHFWENYKTALLSGVNVPVATMLMNSLIMAIGIAVGKIIISLLSAFAIVYFRFPGRTIFFWMIFLTLMLPVEVRILPTFEVVAGFGMLNSYSGLIFPLIASATATFLFRQFFLTIPDELAEAARVDGAQPMRFFIDIVLPMSRTNIAALFVILFIYGWNQYLWPLLITTDPEMNTIVMGIKQMFPSGDDVAEWPVIMATSILAMIPPVIVVVSMQKLFVRGLVDSEK
- the ugpA gene encoding sn-glycerol-3-phosphate ABC transporter permease UgpA — translated: MEKRVTFRGWLLPLVLIAPQVMISAIFFFYPAGQAIWQSLFIPDPFGLSARFVGLGNFEFLISDKYYRASFITTAVFSLLVTLCSMIPALFLAVLADRLIKGSGVYRTLLIWPYAVAPAVAGVLWLFMFNTRVGVVSWYLGHLGYDWNHVLNGGEAMGLVVVASAWGRISYNFLFFFAALQSVPRSVVEAAAIDGARFWRRFFTVILPLLSPTAFFLLVVNIVYAFFETFGVIHTITAGGPQQSTTILVYKVFSDGFVGQDLGSSAAQSVILLFVVGLLTVIQFKYIEKRVHY